The Helicobacter pylori genome includes a window with the following:
- a CDS encoding mannose-1-phosphate guanylyltransferase/mannose-6-phosphate isomerase, protein MKIKNILLSGGSGKRLWPLSRSLYPKQFLKLFGNESLFKLSFKRNASLVDETLIVCNEKHYFLALEEIESEIKNKSVGFLLESLSKNTANAIALSALMSDKEDLLIVTPSDHLIKDLQAYENAIKKAVGLAQKGFLVTFGVSIEKPNTEFGYIESPNGLDVKRFIEKPSLEKAIEFQKSGGFYFNSGMFVFQAGVFLDELKKHAPTILKGCERAFESLENAYFFEKKIARLSEKSMQDLEDVSVDIALMQQSHNIKMVGLNAKWSDLGNFNALFEEVANEPKENVSLNQTPIFAKESENNLVFSHKVSALLGVENLAIIDTKDALLITHKDKAKDLKALVSEVETNNQELLQTHTKVYRPWGSYEVLHESGCYKVKILEVKPNARLSLQKHFHRSEHWVVISGMASVELDHKMFELQANESTYIPKNTLHRLANYGKIPLIIIEVQVGEYVGEDDIVRVDDDFNRQNQNA, encoded by the coding sequence ATGAAAATTAAAAATATCTTACTGAGTGGGGGGAGTGGCAAACGCCTATGGCCTTTAAGCCGTAGCCTATACCCTAAGCAATTTTTAAAGCTTTTTGGCAATGAAAGCTTGTTTAAATTGAGTTTTAAAAGAAACGCTTCCTTAGTAGATGAAACGCTCATTGTGTGCAACGAAAAGCATTATTTTTTAGCCCTAGAAGAAATAGAGAGCGAAATCAAAAACAAAAGCGTGGGTTTTTTATTAGAGAGCTTGAGTAAAAACACCGCTAACGCCATTGCTTTGAGCGCTTTAATGAGCGATAAAGAAGATTTACTCATCGTTACGCCAAGCGATCATCTGATTAAAGACCTTCAAGCGTATGAAAATGCAATCAAAAAAGCGGTTGGTTTAGCCCAAAAAGGTTTTTTAGTCACTTTTGGGGTGAGTATTGAAAAGCCCAACACGGAATTTGGGTATATTGAAAGCCCTAATGGTTTAGATGTGAAGCGGTTCATTGAAAAGCCAAGCCTAGAAAAAGCGATAGAGTTTCAAAAAAGCGGGGGTTTTTATTTCAATAGCGGCATGTTTGTTTTCCAAGCGGGCGTTTTTTTAGACGAACTAAAAAAGCATGCCCCCACTATTTTAAAGGGGTGCGAAAGAGCGTTTGAATCTTTAGAAAACGCGTATTTTTTTGAAAAAAAGATCGCTCGTTTGAGTGAAAAGAGCATGCAAGATTTAGAAGATGTGAGCGTGGATATAGCTTTAATGCAACAAAGCCACAACATCAAAATGGTAGGATTAAACGCCAAATGGAGCGATTTAGGGAATTTTAACGCTCTTTTTGAAGAAGTGGCTAACGAGCCTAAAGAAAATGTCAGCCTGAATCAAACGCCCATTTTTGCCAAAGAGAGCGAGAATAATTTAGTGTTTTCCCATAAAGTGAGCGCTCTTTTAGGCGTTGAGAATTTAGCCATTATTGACACTAAAGACGCTCTTTTAATCACTCATAAAGACAAGGCTAAAGATTTAAAAGCTTTAGTGAGCGAGGTGGAAACAAACAACCAAGAATTGTTGCAAACGCACACTAAAGTGTATCGCCCTTGGGGGAGCTATGAAGTCTTGCATGAGAGCGGGTGTTACAAGGTTAAGATTTTAGAAGTCAAACCTAACGCAAGGCTTTCGTTACAAAAGCATTTCCACAGGAGCGAACACTGGGTGGTGATTAGCGGGATGGCGAGCGTGGAGTTGGATCATAAAATGTTTGAATTGCAAGCTAATGAATCCACTTATATCCCTAAAAACACCTTACACCGCCTGGCTAATTACGGCAAAATCCCTTTAATCATCATAGAAGTTCAAGTGGGTGAGTATGTCGGTGAAGACGATATTGTAAGGGTTGATGACGATTTTAACAGGCAGAATCAAAACGCCTAA
- a CDS encoding DNA type IV secretion system protein ComB10: protein MNKWLKGALVFVGGFATITTISLVYHQKPKAPLNNQQNLLNDDEVKYPLQDYTFTQNTQPTPTESSKDATIKALQEQLKAALKALNSKEMNSSKEETFKNPPIDPNTTPPKKDFSLKQLDLLASRITPFKQSPKNYEENLIFPMDNPKGIDGFTNLKEKDIATNENKLLRTITADKMIPAFLITPISSQIAGKVIAQVESDIFASMGKAVLIPKGSKVIGYYSNNNKMGEYRLDIVWSRIITPHGINIMLTNAKGADIKGYNGLVGELIERNFQRYGVPLLLSTLTNGLLIGITSALNNRGNKEEVTNFFGDYLLLQLMRQSGMGINQVVNQILRDKSKIAPIVVVREGSRVFISPNTDIFFPIPRENEVIAEFLK, encoded by the coding sequence ATGAATAAGTGGCTTAAGGGGGCGCTTGTTTTTGTGGGGGGTTTTGCAACGATTACAACCATTTCTTTAGTCTATCATCAAAAGCCAAAAGCCCCCTTAAATAACCAACAAAACCTTTTGAATGACGATGAGGTGAAATACCCCTTACAAGACTACACCTTCACTCAAAACACACAGCCAACTCCCACAGAAAGCTCCAAAGACGCTACCATCAAAGCCTTACAAGAACAGCTAAAAGCCGCTTTAAAAGCCCTAAACTCCAAAGAAATGAACTCTTCTAAAGAAGAAACTTTTAAGAACCCTCCCATAGATCCAAACACAACCCCCCCTAAAAAAGACTTTTCTCTAAAGCAATTAGATTTACTAGCCTCTCGCATTACCCCTTTCAAACAAAGCCCTAAAAATTACGAAGAAAACCTGATTTTCCCCATGGATAACCCTAAGGGCATTGATGGTTTTACTAACCTTAAAGAAAAAGACATCGCTACTAATGAAAACAAGCTTTTACGCACCATTACAGCCGATAAAATGATACCCGCCTTTCTCATCACGCCTATTTCTAGCCAGATCGCTGGTAAAGTCATCGCACAAGTGGAGAGCGATATTTTTGCAAGCATGGGCAAGGCCGTCTTAATCCCCAAAGGCTCTAAAGTCATAGGCTATTACAGCAACAACAACAAAATGGGCGAATACCGCTTGGATATTGTGTGGAGCCGCATCATCACTCCCCATGGCATCAATATCATGCTCACTAACGCTAAAGGGGCGGACATTAAAGGCTATAACGGCTTGGTGGGGGAATTGATTGAAAGGAATTTCCAGCGTTATGGCGTGCCGTTACTGCTTTCTACGCTCACCAACGGCTTATTGATTGGGATCACTTCGGCTTTAAACAACAGGGGCAATAAAGAAGAGGTGACCAATTTCTTTGGGGATTATCTTTTATTGCAATTGATGAGACAAAGCGGCATGGGGATCAATCAAGTGGTCAATCAAATTTTAAGAGACAAGAGCAAAATCGCTCCTATTGTGGTGGTTAGAGAGGGGAGCAGGGTCTTCATTTCGCCCAATACTGACATCTTCTTCCCTATACCCAGAGAGAATGAAGTCATCGCTGAGTTTTTGAAGTGA
- a CDS encoding TrbG/VirB9 family P-type conjugative transfer protein, producing the protein MRKVLYALMGFLLAFSALKADDFLEEANETAPANLNHPMQDLNATQGSFFDKNRSKMSNTLNIDYFQGQTYKIRLRYAMATLLFFSKPISDFVLGDNVGFDAKILESNDRILLIKPLQIGVDSNISVIDNEGKIFSFYVFSTTFTSSKHPNLQVFIDDKNYYSNAFMKPQNKENKENTFENAPTNNKPLKEEKEETKEKEEETITIGDNTNAMKIVKKDIQKGYRALKSSQRKWYCLGICSKKSKLSLMPEEIFNDKQFTYFKFDKKLALSKFPVIYKVVDGYDNPVNTRIVGDYIIAEDVSAKWTLRLGKDYLCIRFVKKGKDE; encoded by the coding sequence ATGCGTAAGGTTTTATACGCTCTCATGGGATTTTTGTTGGCTTTTAGCGCTTTAAAAGCCGATGATTTTTTAGAAGAAGCTAACGAAACAGCCCCAGCGAATTTAAACCACCCTATGCAGGATTTAAACGCCACTCAAGGGAGCTTTTTTGACAAAAACCGCTCAAAAATGTCCAACACTTTGAACATTGATTACTTTCAAGGGCAAACCTATAAAATCCGCTTGCGTTATGCGATGGCGACCTTATTGTTTTTTTCAAAACCCATTAGCGATTTTGTTTTAGGGGATAATGTGGGCTTTGACGCGAAAATCTTAGAAAGTAACGATCGCATTTTACTCATCAAGCCCCTACAAATTGGCGTGGATTCTAATATCAGCGTGATTGACAATGAGGGTAAGATTTTTTCTTTCTATGTGTTTTCTACCACTTTCACTAGCTCCAAACACCCTAATTTACAGGTTTTCATAGACGATAAAAACTATTACTCCAACGCTTTTATGAAGCCGCAAAATAAAGAAAATAAAGAAAATACCTTTGAAAATGCCCCCACAAACAACAAGCCCTTAAAAGAAGAAAAAGAAGAAACCAAAGAAAAAGAAGAAGAGACTATAACTATTGGCGATAACACTAACGCCATGAAAATCGTTAAAAAAGACATTCAAAAAGGTTATAGGGCTTTAAAAAGCTCTCAAAGGAAATGGTATTGTTTAGGGATTTGTTCTAAAAAATCCAAACTCTCTTTGATGCCTGAAGAAATTTTTAACGACAAGCAATTCACTTATTTCAAATTTGACAAAAAATTAGCGCTCTCTAAATTCCCGGTGATTTATAAAGTCGTTGATGGCTATGATAACCCGGTGAATACTAGGATTGTGGGCGATTACATTATCGCTGAAGACGTTTCGGCTAAATGGACTTTAAGGCTGGGCAAGGACTATTTGTGTATCCGTTTTGTCAAAAAGGGTAAAGATGAATAA
- a CDS encoding type IV secretion system protein: MREKPFNSEQLVFLEELLSHQEKHLENKLSGFSVNDLDMQSVFRLERNRLKIAYKLLGLMSFIALILAIVLISILPLQKTEHHFVDFLNQDKHYAIIQRADKSISGNEALARSLIGAYVLNRESINRIDDKSRYELVRLQSSSKVWQRFEDLIKTQNSIYAQSHLEREVHIVNIAIYQQDNNPIASVSIVAKLMNENKLVYEKRYKIVLSYLFDTPDFDYASMPKNPTGFKITRYSITEIVPTNRGD; the protein is encoded by the coding sequence ATGAGAGAAAAGCCTTTCAATAGCGAGCAATTAGTCTTTTTAGAAGAGCTTTTAAGCCACCAAGAAAAGCATTTAGAAAACAAGCTTTCTGGTTTTTCGGTGAATGATTTGGACATGCAAAGCGTGTTTCGGTTGGAAAGGAACCGCTTGAAAATCGCTTACAAGCTCTTAGGCTTGATGAGTTTTATCGCTCTTATCTTAGCGATCGTGTTAATCAGCATTCTACCCTTACAAAAAACCGAACACCATTTCGTGGATTTTTTAAACCAAGACAAGCATTACGCCATTATCCAAAGAGCGGATAAAAGCATTTCTGGTAATGAAGCGTTGGCTCGTTCGCTCATTGGGGCGTATGTGTTAAACCGAGAGAGCATTAACCGCATTGACGATAAATCGCGCTATGAATTGGTGCGCTTGCAAAGCAGTTCTAAAGTGTGGCAACGCTTTGAAGATTTGATTAAAACCCAAAACAGCATTTATGCGCAAAGCCATTTGGAAAGAGAAGTCCATATTGTCAATATTGCGATCTATCAGCAAGACAATAACCCCATTGCGAGCGTCTCCATTGTAGCTAAACTCATGAACGAAAACAAGCTGGTGTATGAAAAGCGTTATAAAATCGTGCTGAGTTATTTGTTTGACACCCCGGATTTTGATTACGCTTCCATGCCTAAAAACCCTACCGGCTTTAAAATCACTCGCTACAGCATCACTGAAATCGTGCCGACTAATAGGGGCGATTGA
- a CDS encoding P-type conjugative transfer protein TrbL, whose product MKNDAYKIILSWFITPLTAILGRFAEFFLYTLHAQLVFNSVVALAFMLFAYRSLKEQNFFSASVLLEALLFVGFFALFNYALKNPMHFYEFFQNTIFIAPNMIAQSLSQSLGNFSNHALSLDFIFNHGFYAISFISDLSHNEMSVWLFLSILQGLFLSVLFAIIILVYLEVHVWCSLGVLFLAFGFFKTWRSVVMACLKKCFALGFYKPFLLLVGFLNVSVTKALIDAHMQEKQDLSLLLVVALFLCCVFIIGVPFFINALFRVQNSLKETYKLATNLSANLSQNALNSLQYITTSPAPSSVSTSTSGSVSKEKETHSPTFKVETTQLDVKIPNFKQKKVKKDTINTKNEI is encoded by the coding sequence ATGAAAAATGACGCTTATAAAATCATTCTTTCTTGGTTTATCACGCCTCTCACGGCGATTTTAGGGCGTTTCGCTGAATTTTTCCTCTACACCTTGCATGCGCAATTGGTGTTTAATAGCGTGGTCGCTTTGGCGTTCATGCTCTTTGCTTATAGGAGTTTGAAAGAACAGAATTTCTTCAGCGCTAGCGTGCTTTTAGAGGCGTTATTATTTGTGGGGTTTTTTGCGCTCTTTAACTACGCTTTAAAAAATCCCATGCATTTTTATGAATTTTTCCAAAACACTATTTTTATTGCGCCTAACATGATCGCACAAAGCCTCTCTCAAAGCTTGGGTAACTTTTCTAACCACGCGCTTTCTTTAGATTTTATCTTTAACCATGGTTTTTATGCCATTAGCTTTATCAGCGATTTGAGCCATAATGAAATGTCTGTGTGGCTTTTTTTAAGCATTTTACAAGGGCTTTTTTTGAGCGTGCTGTTTGCAATCATCATTTTAGTGTATTTAGAAGTGCATGTGTGGTGCTCTTTAGGGGTGCTGTTTTTAGCGTTTGGGTTTTTTAAAACCTGGAGGAGCGTTGTGATGGCATGCTTAAAAAAATGCTTCGCTCTTGGGTTTTACAAGCCTTTTTTGTTGTTGGTGGGGTTTTTGAATGTTTCGGTTACTAAGGCTTTAATAGACGCTCACATGCAAGAAAAACAAGACTTAAGCCTTTTATTGGTGGTAGCGTTATTTTTGTGTTGCGTTTTTATCATAGGCGTGCCTTTTTTCATCAACGCTTTGTTTAGGGTGCAAAACAGCCTTAAAGAAACTTACAAACTCGCCACCAATTTGAGCGCTAACCTCAGCCAAAACGCCCTTAATTCCTTACAATATATCACGACCTCGCCCGCTCCCTCTAGCGTTTCTACTTCTACAAGCGGTAGCGTTTCTAAAGAAAAAGAAACGCATTCCCCCACATTTAAGGTAGAAACCACTCAATTAGATGTAAAAATCCCAAATTTCAAGCAAAAAAAGGTTAAAAAGGATACAATAAATACAAAAAATGAAATTTAA
- a CDS encoding PDZ domain-containing protein — MLYKALIVFIALLGFLNGLGAYDFKYCQAFFKKASLQKGGVALKELPKGVYLYYSKTYPKHAKVIKSDPFVGLYLLQSAPSEYVYTLRDLDKDALIRPMASIGDKEATEVRLLVGQKGYDRYAQISQKTQKNGVISNICYQMLGLGVGGNGFIETKFIKRFLNQQEPYYGDIGVRLEEHHKRLVVAQFDPFFPKNPFLKNDEILAINDYKIHSLAEFEWVVSNLSYQSLAKVKIKRNHQIKEVTLKVNKRYGGFLLKDTFLERYGIALDERFIITKIGNHLPKGLDFLKLGDRILWVNHKSVSFNPKALREALSVPKIELLVWRKGFEFYIKVR; from the coding sequence ATGCTTTATAAAGCCCTTATCGTTTTTATCGCTCTGTTGGGTTTTTTGAATGGCTTAGGGGCTTATGATTTCAAGTATTGTCAGGCTTTTTTTAAAAAAGCGAGCCTTCAAAAAGGGGGCGTGGCTTTAAAAGAACTGCCTAAGGGCGTGTATTTATATTATTCCAAAACCTACCCTAAACACGCCAAAGTCATCAAATCCGATCCTTTTGTAGGGCTGTATTTGTTACAAAGCGCGCCAAGCGAGTATGTTTATACATTAAGGGATTTGGACAAAGACGCCCTTATAAGGCCAATGGCTAGTATAGGGGATAAAGAAGCCACAGAAGTGCGATTATTGGTGGGGCAAAAAGGCTATGATCGCTACGCTCAAATTTCGCAAAAGACTCAAAAAAATGGCGTTATCAGCAATATTTGCTATCAAATGTTAGGGCTAGGGGTAGGGGGGAACGGCTTTATAGAAACGAAATTTATCAAGCGCTTTTTAAACCAACAAGAGCCTTATTATGGGGATATTGGGGTGCGTTTAGAAGAACATCATAAGCGTTTAGTGGTAGCGCAATTTGATCCCTTTTTCCCTAAAAACCCTTTTTTAAAAAACGATGAAATCCTAGCGATCAATGATTACAAGATCCATTCGTTAGCGGAGTTTGAATGGGTGGTGAGCAATCTTTCATACCAAAGCCTTGCCAAAGTGAAAATCAAACGAAACCATCAAATCAAAGAAGTAACGCTCAAAGTCAATAAGCGTTATGGGGGGTTTTTACTCAAAGACACTTTTTTAGAGCGCTATGGCATCGCTTTAGACGAGCGTTTTATCATCACTAAAATAGGCAATCATTTGCCCAAAGGCTTGGATTTTTTAAAGCTTGGGGATAGGATTTTATGGGTGAATCATAAAAGCGTTTCATTCAACCCAAAGGCTTTAAGAGAAGCGTTAAGCGTGCCAAAAATTGAATTATTAGTCTGGCGTAAAGGCTTTGAATTTTACATTAAAGTCCGTTGA
- a CDS encoding YbaB/EbfC family nucleoid-associated protein, whose product MDFSQLGGLSGLLDGMKKEFSQLEEKNKDTIHTSKSGGGMVSVSFNGLGELVDLQIDDSLLEDKEAMQIYLMSALNDGYKAVEENRKNLAFNMLGNFAKL is encoded by the coding sequence ATGGATTTTAGTCAATTGGGTGGGTTAAGCGGGTTGTTAGACGGCATGAAAAAAGAGTTTTCCCAACTAGAAGAAAAAAATAAAGACACGATCCACACTTCCAAAAGCGGTGGGGGAATGGTGAGCGTGAGTTTTAATGGGTTGGGGGAATTAGTGGATTTGCAAATTGATGACAGCCTGTTAGAAGATAAAGAAGCGATGCAAATCTATTTGATGAGCGCTTTGAATGACGGGTATAAAGCCGTAGAAGAAAACCGAAAAAATTTAGCCTTTAACATGTTGGGGAATTTCGCTAAATTGTGA
- the panD gene encoding aspartate 1-decarboxylase, producing MTFEMLYSKIHRATITDANLNYVGSITIDEDLAKFAKLREGMKVEIVDVNNGERFSTYVILGKKRGEICVNGAAARKVAIGDVVIILAYASMNEDEINAHKPNIVLVDEKNEILKKG from the coding sequence ATGACTTTTGAAATGCTTTATAGTAAAATCCATAGGGCTACTATCACAGACGCTAATCTCAATTACGTAGGCTCGATCACCATAGATGAGGATTTAGCCAAGTTCGCTAAGCTCAGAGAGGGCATGAAAGTGGAAATCGTGGATGTCAATAACGGCGAACGCTTCAGTACCTATGTGATTTTAGGGAAAAAAAGGGGCGAAATTTGCGTCAATGGTGCAGCAGCCAGAAAAGTGGCCATAGGCGATGTGGTGATCATTTTAGCTTATGCGAGCATGAACGAAGATGAAATCAACGCGCACAAGCCAAACATCGTGCTAGTGGATGAAAAAAACGAAATTTTAAAAAAGGGTTAG